A genomic window from Vagococcus sp. CY52-2 includes:
- a CDS encoding betaine/proline/choline family ABC transporter ATP-binding protein (Members of the family are the ATP-binding subunit of ABC transporters for substrates such as betaine, L-proline or other amino acids, choline, carnitine, etc. The substrate specificity is best determined from the substrate-binding subunit, rather than this subunit, as it interacts with the permease subunit and not with substrate directly.), which produces MIEFQNVSKIYKGNKKAVSDINLSFGDGEFICFIGTSGSGKTTAMRMVNRMIEPTSGKILIDGKDITKENPVDLRRSIGYVIQNIGLLPHMTIRENITLVPKLLKWPEEERNEIAERLIKLVELPKEMLDRYPNELSGGQQQRIGVIRALAADQNIILMDEPFGALDPITRDSLQDFVKELQEKMGKTIVFVTHDMDEALKLATKIVVMSHGKVVQCDTPENILRNPANDFVRELIGEERLMHSQQDFITVGEVMMKRAISITPEKSLSQAIRLMREKRVDTLLVVDGNNVLKGFIDVESINDKRGYSTSVGDIMEIDVFYIKQTALLRDAIQRILKRGLKYVPVVDDNKKLVGILTRSSLVDMVYDTIWGEEDSSSEDETPVEKEEI; this is translated from the coding sequence TTGATTGAATTTCAAAATGTATCGAAAATTTATAAAGGAAATAAAAAGGCAGTATCTGACATAAATTTATCATTTGGGGATGGTGAATTTATTTGTTTTATCGGAACAAGTGGTAGCGGTAAAACAACTGCAATGCGTATGGTTAATCGTATGATTGAACCAACATCAGGAAAGATTTTAATTGATGGAAAAGATATCACAAAAGAAAATCCTGTTGATTTAAGACGTAGTATTGGATATGTCATCCAAAATATTGGTTTATTACCTCATATGACAATTCGAGAAAATATTACATTGGTACCGAAATTACTAAAATGGCCTGAAGAAGAACGCAATGAAATAGCAGAAAGATTGATTAAGCTAGTTGAGCTTCCTAAAGAAATGCTTGATCGCTATCCAAATGAATTATCTGGTGGACAACAACAACGTATCGGTGTGATTCGTGCGTTGGCTGCTGATCAAAATATTATTTTGATGGATGAGCCTTTTGGAGCATTAGATCCTATTACTCGCGATTCATTACAAGATTTTGTTAAAGAATTGCAAGAAAAAATGGGGAAAACGATTGTATTTGTTACACATGATATGGATGAAGCACTAAAATTAGCAACGAAAATTGTAGTCATGAGTCATGGAAAAGTGGTTCAATGTGACACGCCTGAAAATATTTTACGTAATCCAGCGAATGATTTTGTCCGCGAATTAATCGGAGAAGAACGTTTGATGCATAGTCAGCAAGATTTTATTACAGTAGGTGAAGTCATGATGAAACGTGCTATTTCGATTACACCAGAAAAATCATTGTCTCAAGCGATTCGTTTAATGCGTGAAAAACGAGTGGATACGTTACTTGTTGTCGATGGAAATAATGTCTTAAAAGGCTTTATTGATGTTGAGTCTATTAATGATAAGCGTGGGTACTCGACAAGTGTTGGGGACATCATGGAAATTGATGTATTCTATATAAAACAAACAGCCCTTTTAAGAGATGCCATTCAACGTATCTTAAAACGTGGTTTGAAATATGTGCCAGTAGTTGATGACAATAAAAAACTAGTCGGAATTTTAACTCGTTCATCTCTTGTAGACATGGTTTATGATACGATTTGGGGAGAAGAGGATTCATCATCTGAAGATGAAACACCAGTAGAGAAGGAGGAAATATAA
- a CDS encoding acyl-[acyl-carrier-protein] thioesterase, whose protein sequence is MTNTFTEKYTIPYYDCDAEGLLKVPTLIKMMIRTSANQSDSLGVNETLLQSFNINWIITEHDLTIHSLPVSGDDVFITTQAESYNKYFCYRKFWLHDKKNNELAFMESTFALMDNTTRKVHAVPDEVILPFQSEKTKRIKRGEKIPTLQSESINRSFGVSFWDIDDNHHVNNATYPAWMMDSMSYDFLISHVPSRVIIKFNKEIRYGETVDSYIEEIDDNKTLHQIKSGTDICADGLIKWEIR, encoded by the coding sequence ATGACAAATACGTTTACTGAAAAGTACACAATTCCTTATTATGATTGTGATGCTGAAGGGTTATTAAAAGTTCCAACACTGATAAAGATGATGATACGAACTTCTGCTAATCAAAGTGATTCTTTAGGTGTTAATGAGACGTTACTTCAAAGTTTTAATATCAATTGGATTATTACTGAACATGATTTAACCATACATTCTTTACCAGTTTCTGGAGATGATGTTTTTATAACGACTCAAGCTGAAAGTTATAATAAATATTTTTGTTATCGAAAATTTTGGTTACATGATAAAAAAAACAATGAATTGGCTTTTATGGAGTCAACCTTCGCACTAATGGATAATACCACCAGAAAAGTTCATGCCGTTCCAGATGAAGTTATTTTACCTTTTCAATCTGAGAAAACAAAACGAATAAAACGTGGAGAAAAAATTCCAACATTACAATCAGAATCGATCAATCGCTCGTTTGGTGTGAGTTTTTGGGACATTGATGATAATCATCATGTTAATAATGCCACCTATCCTGCTTGGATGATGGATAGTATGTCTTATGATTTTTTGATTAGTCATGTTCCAAGTCGAGTGATCATTAAATTTAATAAAGAAATTCGCTATGGGGAAACAGTGGATAGCTATATTGAGGAAATAGATGATAATAAAACACTTCATCAAATAAAATCTGGTACAGATATATGTGCAGATGGTTTGATAAAGTGGGAAATACGATAG
- a CDS encoding LysR family transcriptional regulator, translating into MDIRQLTYFVAIAEANTISDAAKKLNIAQSALSQMLKQLETELGTILVERHKKQHHLTPSGRIMYNEALSIIAQINLAKQRIHDSTVGTLGSLNIGVDSLLSTVLYTNIKDYVKKYPDIKLNFFQNDQFTLKERLDERQIDVALTHYTLDQKEYTIAHKETVPVYLVYSENYDKHWTMNEILNQSKDIILPLHKEEELYRDLVIWLNLTTNSKKQITSCTDVKLLLQLIKTKQCISFVPEFLLSELPKSIHVHKLTHPKLHYSYKWIYLKHRYFPHIMTEFLSF; encoded by the coding sequence ATGGACATAAGACAGCTAACTTATTTTGTTGCAATTGCCGAAGCAAATACGATTTCCGACGCTGCTAAAAAATTAAATATTGCTCAATCAGCATTAAGTCAAATGCTAAAACAATTAGAAACTGAATTAGGGACCATTTTAGTTGAACGTCACAAAAAACAACATCATCTTACCCCTAGTGGTCGTATTATGTATAACGAGGCGTTATCTATTATTGCGCAAATCAACTTAGCGAAACAACGTATTCACGATAGTACAGTAGGAACTCTAGGCTCCCTTAACATCGGAGTGGATTCACTCTTATCCACAGTATTATATACAAATATTAAAGACTATGTAAAAAAATATCCTGATATTAAACTCAATTTTTTTCAAAATGATCAATTCACATTAAAAGAAAGGCTAGATGAAAGACAAATTGATGTAGCTTTGACTCACTACACTCTTGATCAAAAAGAATATACTATAGCTCACAAAGAAACGGTTCCTGTTTACCTCGTTTACTCTGAAAACTATGACAAACATTGGACAATGAATGAAATTCTTAATCAATCAAAAGATATCATTTTACCATTGCATAAAGAAGAAGAACTTTATAGGGATCTTGTTATTTGGTTAAATCTTACTACTAATAGTAAAAAACAAATAACAAGCTGTACAGATGTTAAATTACTTTTACAACTTATAAAGACTAAACAATGTATCAGTTTTGTTCCAGAATTTTTACTTAGTGAATTGCCCAAAAGTATTCATGTCCATAAACTTACCCATCCAAAGTTACATTATTCTTATAAATGGATTTATCTAAAACATCGATATTTTCCACACATTATGACCGAATTTTTATCATTTTAA
- a CDS encoding AI-2E family transporter, with the protein MKVKKEGNTKSLFYRLFLNNKLITGLMVILLVLLILLVFTQVSHLFTPVAQFLGIVGVPIIISGLLYYLLNPVVNFFERRGIKRVYTISALFITILGLIIWGIVILIPKIEYQTKSFVTEWPHYWDIIEQKTTEFLALPALSEFSEPFEKYFNELITSISSLASSVSKTTFNSLGNIVGAVANVVVTTITVPFILFYLLKDGKQLVPYITPVIPTKMRKPTLKVLEDINKQLSSYVRGQVTVAFAVAVMFMIGFSVIGLEYSVTLGILAGVLNLIPYIGSALATIPAIVLALVNGPKMLIAVIIVFVLEQTIEGRVVSPLVLGSQLDIHPITIIFVLLSAGKLFGVLGVILGIPGYAAIKVIVIHLFTWYKEVSGLYEEEKEDTTLV; encoded by the coding sequence TTGAAAGTAAAAAAAGAAGGAAATACCAAATCTTTATTTTATCGTTTATTTTTAAATAATAAACTTATTACTGGGTTAATGGTTATATTGCTCGTATTATTAATATTATTAGTGTTTACACAAGTATCACACTTATTTACACCAGTTGCACAATTTTTAGGTATTGTTGGTGTGCCAATCATTATATCTGGATTATTATATTATTTATTAAATCCAGTCGTAAATTTTTTTGAGAGACGTGGTATTAAGCGTGTGTATACGATAAGTGCTCTTTTTATTACCATTCTAGGTTTAATTATTTGGGGAATTGTCATCTTGATTCCTAAAATTGAATATCAGACCAAAAGTTTTGTCACAGAATGGCCTCATTATTGGGATATTATTGAACAAAAGACGACAGAATTTTTGGCTCTCCCAGCTTTAAGTGAGTTTAGTGAACCATTTGAAAAATATTTTAATGAATTAATCACATCCATTAGTAGTTTAGCTAGTTCTGTTTCAAAAACAACATTTAATAGTCTAGGTAATATTGTGGGAGCTGTTGCGAATGTTGTTGTTACTACAATTACTGTTCCATTTATTTTATTTTATTTATTAAAAGATGGAAAACAACTTGTACCATATATTACCCCCGTAATACCTACTAAAATGAGAAAACCAACGCTGAAAGTGTTGGAAGATATCAATAAGCAATTATCTTCTTATGTTAGAGGTCAAGTGACAGTTGCCTTTGCAGTAGCTGTTATGTTTATGATTGGTTTTAGTGTAATAGGATTGGAATACAGTGTGACGTTAGGTATCTTGGCTGGTGTACTAAATCTCATTCCTTATATTGGTTCAGCTTTAGCAACTATCCCAGCAATTGTTTTAGCGTTGGTAAATGGTCCTAAGATGTTAATAGCTGTGATTATTGTTTTTGTTTTGGAACAAACCATTGAAGGTAGAGTCGTATCGCCACTTGTTTTAGGTAGTCAATTAGATATTCATCCTATTACCATTATTTTTGTATTATTATCAGCTGGTAAACTATTTGGTGTACTGGGCGTTATCTTAGGGATTCCTGGATATGCGGCCATTAAAGTTATCGTAATACATTTATTTACTTGGTACAAGGAAGTGTCAGGATTATACGAAGAAGAAAAAGAGGATACAACGTTAGTGTAA
- a CDS encoding PTS glucitol/sorbitol transporter subunit IIA, which translates to MIKAVVKQIGEHSMDAKDEMIILFGEKVTNELEKFSVIQTIETDEPFNIEVGGTISFDDQEYHVVKIGPIANRQLDSMGHVSLMFKSPEGMDELSNAIYLEPYTFPVINEGTIITYR; encoded by the coding sequence ATGATAAAAGCAGTTGTCAAACAAATTGGCGAGCATTCAATGGATGCAAAAGATGAAATGATTATTTTATTTGGAGAAAAAGTAACAAATGAATTAGAAAAATTTTCTGTTATTCAAACAATTGAAACAGATGAACCGTTTAACATTGAAGTTGGTGGGACTATTTCTTTTGATGATCAAGAGTACCATGTTGTAAAAATTGGTCCTATAGCTAATAGACAATTAGACTCTATGGGCCATGTGTCATTAATGTTTAAAAGTCCAGAAGGAATGGACGAATTATCTAACGCTATCTATTTAGAACCATATACATTCCCTGTCATTAATGAAGGGACTATTATTACATATCGTTAG
- the zwf gene encoding glucose-6-phosphate dehydrogenase, translated as MTQDNKALFIIFGGTGDLAKRKLYPSLFRLFRKGAINKHFAVIGTARREWTNEHFREVITDSIQELNPTPKELDSFTSHFYYQAHNVTNTQEYVTLEKLASELDNTYQLNGNRVFYLAMAPSFFGTIAQHIKSEHILSENGFNRLIIEKPFGTDYQTAKELNDSISAAFTEDQIFRIDHYLGKEMVQNISAIRFGNNIFESLWNHYYIDNVQITLAESLGVEERGGYYDKSGALKDMVQNHILQIVALLAMEPPTIFSDHAIRTEKISALESIRIYNEKEVKENVVRGQYSKGHLGSNQFPGYHEEKDVDPTSSTETFVAGKLMIDTFRWAGVPFYIRTGKRLTEKGTRINIVFKTTPINVFRSADQTEDIPENILTIYIQPTEGFSLTLNGKEIGSGFAMDPVKLNYRHSSETLENSPEAYEKLLLDCLKGDATNFTHWDEVAASWKIVDVIKHVWDKDTSNIPTYPARTMGPKEAFDLLENDGRSWVWEPDQWYREKELLK; from the coding sequence ATGACACAAGACAACAAAGCATTATTTATCATCTTTGGGGGAACTGGAGATTTAGCTAAAAGAAAACTTTATCCGTCTCTTTTTCGTTTATTCCGTAAAGGAGCTATCAACAAACATTTTGCTGTTATAGGAACAGCTCGTCGTGAATGGACAAATGAACACTTCAGAGAAGTCATAACAGACAGTATTCAAGAATTAAACCCTACCCCAAAAGAGCTTGATTCTTTCACATCACATTTTTATTATCAAGCACATAATGTTACCAATACACAAGAGTACGTTACTCTTGAAAAACTTGCTAGTGAACTAGATAATACTTACCAATTGAATGGTAATCGTGTATTTTACCTAGCTATGGCACCAAGTTTCTTTGGAACAATTGCTCAACACATTAAATCTGAGCATATTTTAAGTGAGAATGGTTTCAACCGCTTAATTATCGAAAAACCATTTGGAACAGATTATCAAACAGCAAAAGAATTAAATGATTCTATTTCTGCCGCATTTACTGAAGATCAGATTTTCCGTATTGATCATTACTTAGGAAAAGAGATGGTTCAAAATATTTCTGCCATTCGTTTTGGAAATAATATTTTTGAATCGTTATGGAATCACTACTATATTGATAATGTTCAAATCACGTTGGCAGAATCTTTAGGTGTAGAAGAGCGCGGAGGGTATTATGATAAGAGTGGTGCATTAAAGGATATGGTACAAAATCATATTCTACAAATAGTCGCACTTTTAGCTATGGAACCACCAACCATCTTTTCTGATCATGCCATTCGAACTGAAAAGATTAGTGCATTAGAATCTATTCGTATCTACAACGAAAAAGAAGTCAAAGAAAATGTTGTACGAGGACAATATTCTAAAGGTCATCTTGGTAGTAATCAATTCCCAGGGTATCATGAAGAAAAAGATGTCGACCCTACCTCTTCAACTGAAACATTTGTGGCCGGAAAATTAATGATTGATACGTTTCGTTGGGCAGGTGTTCCTTTTTATATTCGTACTGGGAAACGTCTGACTGAAAAAGGAACACGTATTAATATTGTCTTTAAAACAACACCAATTAACGTATTCCGTTCAGCAGATCAAACAGAAGATATTCCTGAAAATATCTTAACCATTTATATCCAACCTACTGAAGGATTTTCTTTAACGTTAAATGGCAAAGAAATCGGATCAGGCTTTGCAATGGATCCTGTTAAACTAAATTATCGTCACTCAAGTGAAACATTAGAAAACAGTCCTGAAGCATATGAAAAATTACTTTTAGACTGTCTAAAAGGAGATGCCACTAACTTCACTCATTGGGATGAAGTAGCTGCATCATGGAAAATTGTTGACGTTATTAAACATGTATGGGACAAGGATACTTCCAACATTCCAACGTATCCTGCTAGGACGATGGGACCTAAAGAAGCCTTCGACTTACTTGAAAACGATGGACGTTCATGGGTTTGGGAACCTGATCAGTGGTATAGAGAAAAAGAATTATTAAAATAA